The sequence atgtgggaagaaacatgatccaggaattctatgcaaatatgTGGCTGACAGATAATCAAAGAATGGAGGGAACTGCATTCCATACTTTTCGAACCATGAtcagagggaagattatctacttccatcttgacaaagtgagagaagtcctcaaacttcctcaactacaggatgatccagaatcctttaataggagaatggctaaagataaaaagttggatcaagttctagaggacaaatgcctccctggaaccaagtggataaccaattcaaaaggtgtcccaaaccaactgaagagaggagacctcaagccagttgctagggctggctggatttcattgggtgaTCTATACTTCCCACcagtaaccgctctgaagtcactgtcaaaagagcaatgATGATTCACTATATTATGCTGGGAaaaagtggaggttcatcagttaATTTCTTGTGAAATTTACttatttgcaaacaaggaatccactgaagccaaattggcttacccaagcttgatcagtctgttatgtaaagatgctggggtacaGATAAGTGTGGATGAGTATATCCCAGTTGAACACCCAATCACTAAAAGGGtaatggatggacctcaagttcaagacaacctcatcaagaggagggcgcatgagctcctcccaaaaattcctcaatttgactattgggcccgcttagaagcatctgtcaacaagctgtaagaatctatggatcaactcaaagaagagcagcagaatcagaacagcatgctctgcaaactgctcagagaataAGAAAGCAAGGGCATGAGCTACAGGAACTAAAGCACCAGAAGCTGATCCTTGAAGAGCCAGACATCCCACAGATTGAACGAGCACCCATctctcaaaataaaggttgttgagtcctaactctgtgataacttttattattagaaacctattttaagagttacataagcattagtattagagtcatttattttgtgtctttaattattatttgtctgcttttatgtttattttatgtcttatttctattccatgatcaataaaatttagagtatatgtcttaaagctatgaataatcccataaatctttcacctttcttaaaagaaaaatgtttttatttgcaaaagaacaagaagtacatgaattttgaattatatcttaaaaataatctaattattttgatgtggtggcaatactttttgttttctgaatgaatgcttgaacagtgcatatttttgatattgttgtttatgaatgttaaaattgttggctcttgaaagaataatgaaaaaggagaaatgttattgatgatctgaaaaatcataaaattgattcttgaagcaagaaaaagcagtgaatacaaagcttgcaaaaaaaattgtgtggcaaaaaataaaagaaaaagaaagaaaaagagaaagcaagcagaaaaagccaataatggatagcatccaaggctttgagcattaatggatatgagggcccaaaggaataaaatccttgcctaagcggctaaatcaagctgtctctaaccatgtgcttgtggcatgaaggtccaagtgaagagcttgagactgagtggttaaagtcgtggtccaaagcaaaagagtgtgcttaagagctctggacacctctaactggggactctagcaaagctgagtcacaatctgaaaaggttcacctagttatgtgtctgtggcatttatgtatccggtggtaatactggaaaacaaagtgcttagggtcacggccaagactcataaagtaactgtgttcaagaatcaacatactgaactaggagaatcaataacactatctgaattctgagttcctatagattccaatcattatgaacttcaaaggataaagtgagatgccaaaactgttcagaagcaaaaaggctataagtcccgctcatctaattggaactgagcttcattgatatttgaaatttattgtacattctcttctttttatcctattttattttagttgcttggggacaagcaacaatttaagtttggtgttgtgatgagcggataatttataccttttttggcattatttttaggtagtttttagtatattttgtttactttttattctatttttattagtttttattcaaaaatcacttttctggactttactatgattttgtgtgtttttctgtaattttatgtattttctggctgaaattgagggacctgagcaaaatctgattcagaggctgagaaaggactgcaaatgctgttggattctgaccctccggcactcgaagtggattttctggagctacagaagcccaattgtgcgccctcagttgcgttggaaagtagacatcttgagctttccagaaatatataatagttcatacttttcccgagatttgatgacccaaactggtgttcaaagtcagcctaaaactttctggcataaaacgccagaactggcacctttttcggcgttaaacgtccattctggcacccagggtggcgtttaacgccaactttgggcatatgcacgtgaaatcttgaaagctcagcccaggcacacaccaagtgggtcccgaaagtggatttctgcactatctgcacttagttactcattttctataaacctaagttactagtctagtataaaaactacttttagagattcattttgtaccttttgacatttttacacttcatattgtaactttgacggcatgagtctctaaaccccataggtgaggatgaggagctctgctgtgtttcaatggattagtgcaattactactgttttctattcaatcacgcttgattctattctaagatacccACTCGTACTTCAACAATGAGAACAtaatgattcgtgacactcatcattatcctcaaccctatgaacgcgtgcctgacaaccactccattctatctgagctcaacgtagtcattggacgacagcttgagtgcgtatcgagtaaagtatcatttatgtccccaatgtttggggtaagtctcaagcCTATCCCTAACATTTTAAACGTCTTATTTGTGTCCCAAACGTTTCTAAATCGCATCAATGTTGTCCAACCGTCCAAATTACTAACATTTGGTTAACGGCGTTGCATACGTGGAGGTTACTGTACACGGTGGCAGGGCGTTTTTATGTGACCATTATTgaatcaaaaataaaagaaaaaagaaacagatAACCATCAAAGAATGGTCCTCTTGGAAACCCTAATTCTGCAAATCTTCTCTCCTCTTTTATGCTACACCTTCTGCGAAGCTCGACTTCTCTGGTTGAAATAGGATGGAGGCTGATGCATGCCAATCTGAAGCAACACACGGCAGCAAGCAGGCGACAAGAAATAGAAACCAGGCATGTCGAAGGAGGACAACGTGCTACTGTGGGGAACGGCCTGTGCTTGCCACCTCATCGACGGTCGAAAATCCCGGGCAGAGGTTCTGGGATTGCGTTAACTTTGGGGTGAGTTTTAGCCATGCGTTTCTTGTTGTTGAGTTATATGTTTTGACAATCTGTGGGTGTGACTCGGTTGTGTCATATTTGGTATAGATTGGAGAAGAATGCGGCTATTTTGTATGGGCAGAACCAGAGGAAGAGCCCTCACAAGTTTCAAGGCTAAGGACGAAGGTCAGAAATTTGAAGAGCAAAATGGAGAAGGTTGAGTTC is a genomic window of Arachis ipaensis cultivar K30076 chromosome B06, Araip1.1, whole genome shotgun sequence containing:
- the LOC110264058 gene encoding uncharacterized protein LOC110264058, which gives rise to MEADACQSEATHGSKQATRNRNQACRRRTTCYCGERPVLATSSTVENPGQRFWDCVNFGIGEECGYFVWAEPEEEPSQVSRLRTKVRNLKSKMEKVEFRFMVAMGVALIGWTVALILVCEKTSSTKFGRLLLQ